Proteins encoded in a region of the Streptomyces violaceoruber genome:
- a CDS encoding universal stress protein has protein sequence MSTLPVIAAVDGSDDGLRALDWALDAAHRRGAPLRVVHVRQYAAWAQTDVLVAGPPDTAEDPALDQARAHLQGRAFAVPTEYVGMEGVPGALLPELGADAQLLVLGSRGRGGFAGLLLGSNGMAAARDAQCPVVVVPRPGREVHGEAPAEPGPRVVVGLHVDSPDDATLSFAFTEAELRGARLQVVAAYPWPVQTWAAAGQMMPLVIDEVSIESETRVLADGLLAPYRGRHPDVRADTHAVPGDAAGNLVASSKDADLIVVGRHRRRLLAPARMMGSVTHAVLLHAAAPIAVVPPAPPQE, from the coding sequence ATGAGCACCCTGCCGGTCATCGCGGCGGTCGACGGTTCGGACGACGGCCTGCGCGCCCTGGACTGGGCGCTCGACGCCGCCCACCGGCGCGGGGCACCCCTGCGGGTGGTGCACGTGCGCCAGTACGCCGCCTGGGCCCAGACCGACGTCCTGGTCGCGGGCCCGCCGGACACCGCCGAGGACCCCGCGCTCGACCAGGCACGGGCGCACCTTCAGGGACGGGCCTTCGCGGTGCCGACGGAGTACGTGGGCATGGAAGGCGTTCCGGGCGCCCTGCTGCCGGAACTGGGCGCGGACGCCCAGCTGCTCGTCCTCGGCTCCCGGGGCCGGGGCGGCTTCGCCGGGCTGCTGCTGGGCTCCAACGGCATGGCCGCCGCCCGCGACGCGCAGTGCCCGGTGGTCGTGGTGCCCCGGCCCGGACGCGAGGTCCACGGCGAGGCACCGGCCGAACCCGGCCCCCGGGTGGTGGTCGGCCTGCACGTGGACAGTCCCGACGACGCCACCCTGTCCTTCGCCTTCACCGAGGCCGAGCTGCGCGGCGCCCGCCTCCAGGTGGTCGCGGCCTACCCGTGGCCGGTGCAGACCTGGGCCGCCGCGGGCCAGATGATGCCCCTGGTGATCGACGAGGTCTCCATCGAGAGCGAGACCCGGGTCCTGGCCGACGGCCTGCTCGCCCCCTACCGCGGACGCCACCCCGACGTCCGGGCCGACACCCACGCGGTGCCCGGCGACGCCGCCGGAAACCTGGTCGCGTCCTCCAAGGACGCCGACCTGATCGTCGTCGGCCGGCACCGCCGGCGCCTGCTGGCCCCCGCCCGGATGATGGGCTCGGTCACCCACGCCGTACTGCTGCACGCCGCCGCCCCGATCGCGGTGGTGCCGCCCGCTCCCCCGCAGGAGTGA
- a CDS encoding ABATE domain-containing protein, whose amino-acid sequence MQDSPSRDTRIALDLALTLRHDGQGGVADELADPAGLTAWAGAHPGVVPDAEVFEADASTLAAVRDVRAAARALFARAVRPGEPSPADAARLLPVPQALRLLNEAAARTPTVPVLAWADAAEPVVRAAPAQGVRADLAAALAQAVIGFLAGPDLKRLRACHAPRCVRYFLKEHPRQEWCKPSCGNRARVARHQDRQRRTG is encoded by the coding sequence ATGCAGGACTCGCCCAGCAGGGACACCCGGATCGCGCTCGACCTGGCGCTGACCCTCAGGCACGACGGGCAGGGCGGCGTCGCCGACGAACTGGCCGACCCGGCCGGGCTCACCGCCTGGGCCGGGGCACACCCCGGCGTGGTGCCGGACGCCGAGGTCTTCGAGGCCGACGCGTCCACCCTGGCCGCCGTACGCGACGTACGGGCCGCCGCCCGCGCCCTCTTCGCCCGCGCCGTGCGCCCCGGCGAGCCGAGCCCCGCCGACGCCGCCCGGCTGCTGCCCGTGCCCCAGGCCCTGCGGCTCCTGAACGAGGCCGCCGCCCGCACCCCGACGGTCCCCGTCCTCGCCTGGGCCGACGCCGCCGAGCCCGTCGTGCGCGCCGCCCCCGCGCAGGGCGTACGGGCCGACCTCGCGGCCGCCCTCGCCCAGGCCGTGATCGGCTTCCTCGCGGGTCCCGACCTGAAACGGCTGCGGGCCTGCCACGCGCCGCGCTGCGTGCGCTACTTCCTCAAGGAGCACCCCCGGCAGGAGTGGTGCAAGCCCTCCTGCGGCAACCGGGCCAGGGTGGCCCGCCACCAGGACCGGCAGCGGCGGACCGGGTAG
- a CDS encoding serine hydrolase domain-containing protein, which translates to MAGQATNGFSRRQLGAGALALGGALAIAPFAAGPAEAVSDRGRRPTLRHGSAERAGLLPGHLRRLVTDAEAFLGPSPEHPWYAGAVLLAGRGGTVALHEPIGMAVRYRAYDEATDTGVEFPPDEQIPMTGGTVFDLASISKLFTSILAVQQLERGALELATPVASYLPDFGRAGKQDVTIRHLLTHTSGFRAWIPLYSAPTYEEKVQLVYDEAPVSAPGTAYLYSDLNMISLQLVLEEVTGRTLDVLLREEITKPLGLTRTRYNPPASWRPGIAATEDARKPWSGLDRGLVWGEVHDENAFSLGGVAGHAGVFSCAWDLAVLGRTLLNGGSYGRARILRPESVELMFTDFNTDFPGDEHGLGFELYQHWYMGAMATPRTAGHTGFTGTSLVLDPTTDSFLVVLGNSVHPVRGWRSGSAPRVAAGTNLARAVPVRPAHGRTAWFSGTAGSATATLTLPALDTSAGRARLRCALWWDTEPGSDVLVLEASTDGGAGWRPVPFTTARRGDAPRDHPAGSATGWSGRVWHRLSAGLPAAHGLMLRWRYTTDRLYVGRGAYVDGLRADAAGEVLFHDARPADAARVVAEGWTASAD; encoded by the coding sequence ATGGCCGGTCAGGCGACGAACGGATTCAGTCGGCGTCAACTGGGCGCCGGCGCCCTGGCCCTGGGGGGTGCGCTGGCCATCGCCCCGTTCGCGGCCGGGCCGGCCGAGGCCGTCTCCGACCGGGGCCGCCGTCCCACCCTGCGGCACGGCTCCGCCGAACGCGCCGGGCTCCTCCCCGGCCATCTGCGCCGGCTCGTCACCGATGCCGAGGCGTTCCTCGGCCCGTCCCCCGAGCACCCGTGGTACGCGGGCGCCGTGCTGCTCGCCGGCCGGGGCGGCACGGTGGCGCTGCACGAACCGATCGGCATGGCGGTGCGCTACCGGGCCTACGACGAGGCGACGGACACCGGCGTCGAGTTCCCGCCGGACGAGCAGATCCCGATGACCGGGGGCACGGTGTTCGACCTCGCGTCGATCTCCAAGCTGTTCACCTCGATCCTCGCCGTGCAGCAGCTGGAACGGGGCGCGCTGGAGCTGGCGACGCCGGTCGCCTCGTACCTGCCGGACTTCGGCCGGGCGGGCAAGCAGGACGTGACGATCCGTCATCTACTGACCCACACCTCGGGTTTCCGGGCGTGGATCCCGCTGTACAGCGCGCCCACGTACGAGGAGAAGGTCCAACTCGTCTACGACGAGGCACCCGTCAGCGCGCCCGGCACGGCGTACCTGTACTCGGACCTCAACATGATCTCGCTCCAGCTGGTGCTGGAGGAGGTCACGGGCCGCACCCTGGACGTCCTGCTGCGCGAGGAGATCACAAAGCCGCTGGGCCTCACCCGCACCCGCTACAACCCGCCCGCCTCCTGGCGGCCCGGGATCGCGGCCACCGAGGACGCCCGCAAGCCCTGGTCCGGTCTGGACCGGGGGCTGGTGTGGGGCGAGGTGCACGACGAGAACGCCTTCAGCCTGGGCGGCGTCGCCGGACACGCGGGGGTGTTCTCCTGCGCGTGGGACCTCGCGGTCCTCGGTCGGACCCTGCTCAACGGCGGGTCCTACGGGCGGGCGCGGATCCTGCGGCCGGAGTCCGTGGAGCTGATGTTCACGGACTTCAACACCGACTTCCCGGGCGACGAGCACGGCCTGGGCTTCGAGCTGTACCAGCACTGGTACATGGGCGCGATGGCCACGCCGCGCACGGCCGGGCACACCGGTTTCACGGGCACCTCGCTGGTGCTCGACCCGACGACCGACTCCTTCCTCGTCGTCCTCGGCAACTCCGTCCACCCGGTGCGCGGTTGGCGTTCCGGCTCGGCTCCCCGGGTGGCGGCGGGCACCAACCTGGCGCGGGCGGTGCCGGTCCGTCCGGCACACGGGCGCACGGCGTGGTTCTCGGGGACGGCGGGTTCCGCCACGGCAACGCTCACGCTGCCCGCCCTGGACACGTCGGCCGGCCGCGCCCGACTGCGCTGCGCGCTGTGGTGGGACACCGAGCCCGGCTCGGACGTGCTGGTCCTGGAGGCCTCGACCGACGGCGGCGCGGGATGGCGGCCGGTCCCGTTCACCACCGCACGCCGCGGCGATGCACCCCGCGACCATCCGGCCGGCTCGGCCACCGGCTGGTCGGGACGCGTCTGGCACCGGCTGAGCGCCGGCCTCCCGGCCGCGCACGGGCTGATGCTGCGCTGGCGCTACACGACCGACCGGCTGTACGTGGGCCGCGGGGCGTACGTCGACGGCCTGCGCGCGGACGCGGCCGGCGAGGTCCTGTTCCACGACGCGCGTCCGGCGGACGCGGCACGCGTCGTGGCCGAGGGGTGGACGGCGTCGGCCGACTAG
- a CDS encoding four-helix bundle copper-binding protein, giving the protein MTSTTTSQQELFRFLEDRFACAQACTECARACALRASLVDPDGTENQELVRRRGIMCAEVCDATCRVLSEQNQVDEAAIRAQLEWCRQVCLESAHVFDDHPGAEESAQACRDCARACGEFLATLR; this is encoded by the coding sequence GTGACATCGACGACGACTTCCCAGCAGGAACTGTTCCGCTTCCTCGAGGACCGCTTCGCGTGCGCGCAGGCGTGCACCGAGTGCGCCCGGGCCTGCGCCCTGCGGGCGAGCCTCGTGGACCCGGACGGGACCGAGAACCAGGAACTCGTGCGGCGCAGGGGCATCATGTGCGCGGAGGTGTGCGACGCGACCTGCCGGGTGCTGTCCGAGCAGAACCAGGTGGACGAGGCCGCCATCCGCGCCCAGCTGGAGTGGTGCCGCCAGGTGTGCCTGGAGAGCGCGCACGTCTTCGACGACCACCCGGGTGCCGAGGAGAGCGCACAGGCCTGCCGCGACTGCGCCCGCGCCTGCGGGGAGTTCCTGGCCACCCTGCGCTGA
- a CDS encoding serine/threonine-protein kinase, with product MGDGTLIQGRYRLLERIGRGGMGEVWRARDESLGRRIAVKCLKPLGTQHDHSFTRVLRERFRREARVAAALQHRGVTVVHDFGEWDGVLFLVMELLEGNDLSRLLEDNKGHPLPVADVVDIAEQVASALAYTHEQGIVHRDLKPANIVRTADGTVKICDFGIARLGHDAGFTARLTGTGIAMGTPHYMSPEQIGGDEVDRRSDLYSLGCVLYEMATGVPPFDLGDAWAILVGHRDTEPEPPRTHRAELPRYLDRIILDLLAKRPEQRPDDAGELGRRITAGRTAPERVPALATARPRTPRQVGGRAVLPSWTHGMTTGHKATGPGPRATPPDPGAGLSGEWIPRPTGDGTDGGRTVGPAPDEWPEPASEAAAGLAERHNAALSLGRLGRWEEAGREHRAVAAEREHLLGPDHPDTLASRYEAAFTLGRTGRAADALRAYKGVAQARIRTLGADHADTLAVRQEMAYTLGRLGRHTDAHQVYTSVLTARERTMGADHPDTLRCWHNLAFNLGRLGRTDDAHRMAREVAAARARVLGPGHPDTLVTRYEVAYELGRLDRWQEALATYREVAAARARALGPDHPDTFAARYETGVALGRLGRCAEALTAYEALIADRARAQGADHPETLRARHGRGVNLGRLGRWGEALEEARAVCAARGRVLGPDHPDTLVSHREVAVALGWLGRWAAALTEYRLVAAARERVLGPDRPDTLVARDDEAHCLEQLGRAAEAAELYRRVAALRSVAAR from the coding sequence ATGGGGGACGGCACGCTGATCCAGGGCCGGTACCGGCTGCTCGAGAGAATCGGGCGCGGCGGCATGGGCGAGGTGTGGCGGGCGCGGGACGAGTCACTGGGCCGCCGCATAGCCGTCAAGTGCCTCAAACCACTGGGCACGCAGCACGACCACTCCTTCACCCGCGTCCTGCGGGAGAGATTCCGGCGCGAGGCCCGGGTGGCCGCCGCGCTCCAGCACCGCGGGGTGACCGTCGTCCACGACTTCGGCGAGTGGGACGGCGTGCTCTTCCTGGTCATGGAGTTGCTGGAGGGCAACGACCTGAGCCGGCTCCTGGAGGACAACAAGGGCCATCCGCTGCCCGTCGCGGACGTCGTCGACATCGCCGAGCAGGTCGCCTCCGCGCTCGCCTACACACACGAGCAGGGCATCGTGCACCGCGACCTCAAGCCGGCGAACATCGTGCGGACCGCCGACGGCACCGTGAAGATCTGCGACTTCGGCATCGCCCGGCTGGGTCACGACGCGGGCTTCACCGCCCGGCTGACCGGCACCGGCATCGCCATGGGCACCCCGCACTACATGTCGCCGGAGCAGATCGGCGGGGACGAGGTCGACCGGCGCAGCGACCTGTACTCCCTGGGCTGCGTGCTCTACGAGATGGCCACCGGCGTCCCGCCGTTCGACCTCGGCGACGCCTGGGCGATCCTCGTCGGCCACCGCGACACCGAGCCCGAACCGCCCCGCACCCACCGCGCCGAGCTGCCCCGGTACCTGGACCGGATCATCCTGGACCTGCTGGCCAAGCGGCCCGAGCAGCGCCCGGACGACGCCGGCGAGCTGGGCCGCCGGATCACCGCCGGACGCACCGCACCGGAGCGGGTGCCGGCCCTCGCGACAGCCCGGCCGCGGACGCCGCGGCAGGTCGGCGGCCGCGCCGTGCTGCCGTCCTGGACCCACGGCATGACCACCGGTCACAAGGCCACCGGCCCCGGCCCGCGCGCCACACCCCCGGACCCCGGGGCGGGCCTGTCCGGCGAGTGGATCCCGCGGCCCACCGGCGACGGGACCGACGGCGGCCGGACCGTCGGGCCCGCCCCGGACGAATGGCCCGAGCCGGCGTCCGAGGCCGCCGCCGGGCTGGCCGAGCGCCACAACGCGGCACTGAGCCTGGGCCGCCTCGGCCGCTGGGAGGAGGCGGGCCGGGAGCACCGCGCGGTCGCGGCCGAACGCGAGCACCTGCTCGGCCCCGACCACCCCGACACGCTCGCCAGCCGCTACGAGGCCGCCTTCACACTGGGGCGCACCGGCCGGGCCGCCGACGCGCTGCGCGCCTACAAGGGTGTCGCCCAGGCCCGGATCAGGACGCTGGGCGCCGACCACGCCGACACCCTCGCCGTCCGCCAGGAGATGGCCTACACCCTGGGCCGGCTGGGCCGCCACACCGACGCCCACCAGGTGTACACGTCGGTGCTGACCGCCCGTGAGCGGACCATGGGCGCCGACCATCCCGACACCCTGCGCTGCTGGCACAACCTGGCCTTCAACCTGGGCCGGCTCGGCCGCACCGATGACGCCCACCGGATGGCCCGCGAGGTGGCCGCGGCCCGGGCCCGGGTGCTCGGCCCCGGCCACCCCGACACCCTCGTCACCCGCTACGAGGTGGCCTACGAACTCGGGCGGCTCGACCGCTGGCAGGAGGCTCTGGCGACCTACCGCGAGGTCGCCGCCGCCCGCGCGCGAGCCCTCGGCCCCGACCACCCCGACACCTTCGCCGCCCGCTACGAGACCGGCGTCGCCCTCGGCCGCCTCGGCCGCTGCGCCGAAGCGCTGACCGCCTACGAGGCACTGATCGCCGACCGCGCCCGCGCCCAGGGTGCCGATCACCCCGAGACCCTGCGCGCCCGGCACGGCCGGGGCGTCAACCTCGGCAGGCTGGGCCGCTGGGGGGAGGCACTGGAGGAGGCCCGCGCGGTGTGCGCGGCCCGCGGCCGGGTGCTGGGCCCCGACCATCCCGACACCCTGGTCAGCCACCGCGAGGTCGCCGTCGCCCTGGGCTGGCTGGGCCGCTGGGCCGCCGCCCTCACCGAGTACCGTCTGGTCGCCGCCGCCCGCGAACGGGTCCTGGGCCCGGACCGGCCCGACACCCTTGTGGCCCGCGACGACGAGGCCCACTGCCTGGAACAGCTCGGCCGCGCGGCCGAGGCCGCGGAGCTGTACCGCAGGGTCGCGGCACTGCGCTCGGTGGCCGCCCGCTGA
- a CDS encoding phytoene desaturase family protein, protein MTPPPSTSRTYDAVIVGGGHNGLVAAAYLARAGRSVLVLERLDHTGGAAVSTKPFAGVDARLSRYSYLVSLLPKKIVRDLGLDFRVRARTVSSYTPVERAGRPTGLLVGGGERRTRESFARLTGSQREYDAWQRFYAMTGHVAQRVFPTLTEPLPTRDELRRRVDDETAWRALFEEPVGVAIEEHFDDDLVRGVALTDALIGTFADAHDPSLAQNRCFLYHVIGGGTGAWDVPVGGMGALTDALADAARAAGAVLATGHEAVRIDADGHSAEVTFRSADGEGVAAARHVLVNASPRELAALTGDAPPAPAEGAQLKVNMLLTRLPRLRDPDADPREAFAGTFHIAEGYEQLAAAHARAAAGELPAAPPSEIYCHSLTDPTILGPGPAAKGMHTLTLFGLHTPARLFARDNDAVRAELLKSTLAQLDAHLAEPLADCLATDADGRPCIEARSPLDLERDLGLPGGNIFHRELSWPHAQEGTGHWGVETGRARVLLCGAGAVRGGGVSGVPGHNAAMAVLDGTTG, encoded by the coding sequence ATGACGCCCCCGCCCAGCACTTCCCGCACCTACGACGCCGTCATCGTCGGCGGCGGCCACAACGGCCTGGTCGCCGCCGCCTACCTGGCCCGGGCCGGCCGCTCCGTGCTGGTCCTCGAACGGCTGGACCACACCGGCGGAGCGGCCGTGTCCACCAAGCCGTTCGCCGGGGTCGACGCACGGCTGTCGCGCTACTCGTACCTGGTCAGCCTGCTGCCCAAGAAGATCGTCAGGGACCTCGGCCTGGACTTCCGGGTGCGTGCGCGCACCGTCTCCTCGTACACGCCCGTCGAGCGCGCCGGGCGGCCCACCGGGCTCCTCGTCGGCGGGGGCGAGCGCCGCACCCGCGAGTCGTTCGCCCGGCTCACCGGCTCGCAGCGGGAGTACGACGCCTGGCAGCGCTTCTACGCCATGACCGGCCACGTGGCCCAACGGGTCTTCCCCACCCTCACCGAACCGCTGCCCACCCGGGACGAACTGCGCCGCCGGGTCGACGACGAGACGGCCTGGCGGGCCCTGTTCGAGGAGCCGGTCGGCGTCGCGATCGAGGAACACTTCGACGACGACCTGGTGCGGGGCGTGGCCCTCACCGACGCGCTGATCGGCACCTTCGCCGACGCCCACGACCCCTCCCTGGCCCAGAACCGCTGCTTCCTCTACCACGTGATCGGCGGCGGCACCGGAGCCTGGGACGTGCCCGTCGGCGGCATGGGCGCGCTCACCGACGCGCTGGCCGACGCCGCCCGCGCCGCGGGTGCCGTGCTCGCCACCGGCCACGAGGCGGTCCGGATCGACGCGGACGGGCACAGCGCCGAGGTGACCTTCCGCTCGGCCGACGGCGAGGGCGTCGCCGCCGCCCGCCACGTCCTGGTGAACGCCTCCCCGCGCGAACTGGCGGCGCTCACGGGGGACGCCCCGCCCGCACCGGCCGAGGGCGCCCAGCTCAAGGTGAACATGCTGCTGACCAGGCTGCCGCGACTGCGCGACCCGGACGCCGACCCGCGCGAGGCCTTCGCCGGGACCTTCCACATCGCCGAGGGCTACGAGCAACTGGCCGCCGCGCACGCCCGGGCGGCCGCCGGTGAACTGCCCGCCGCCCCGCCCTCGGAGATCTACTGCCACTCGCTGACCGACCCCACGATCCTCGGCCCCGGCCCGGCCGCGAAGGGCATGCACACCCTCACCCTGTTCGGCCTGCACACGCCCGCCCGCCTCTTCGCCCGGGACAACGACGCCGTACGCGCGGAACTGCTCAAGTCGACCCTCGCCCAGCTCGACGCCCACCTGGCCGAGCCCCTCGCCGACTGCCTGGCGACCGACGCCGACGGACGGCCCTGCATCGAGGCCAGATCGCCCCTCGACCTGGAACGCGACCTGGGCCTGCCCGGCGGCAACATCTTCCACCGCGAGCTGTCCTGGCCCCACGCCCAGGAGGGCACCGGCCACTGGGGCGTGGAGACCGGCCGGGCACGCGTCCTGCTGTGCGGCGCGGGCGCCGTGCGCGGGGGAGGGGTGAGCGGGGTGCCGGGGCACAACGCGGCGATGGCGGTGCTGGACGGGACCACGGGCTGA
- a CDS encoding oxygenase MpaB family protein → MAATRTNGDPGLFGPDSVTWQAHGDPMMWVAGIRALYLQALHPRAVRGVMQNSDFRRDAWGRLMRTAGFVGTTTYGTTEAAERAGARVRKIHSMLGATDPDTGERYGVDEPALLLWVHCAEIGSYLHVLRRSGFPLTDAHADRYLAEHRHSARLVGLDPASVPANRAELAAYFARVRPELAAGADAHEVDDFLLRPPTHPLLVPARGLLWRRVARLAYDSLPPYAHELYGRSAPPPATVTRRLRATGTLLRLVPARLRWQLPPKHILRAMARLGPGVRPAPYKIGRQAAILDRPGEGAAD, encoded by the coding sequence ATGGCGGCGACACGGACCAACGGCGACCCGGGACTGTTCGGCCCGGATTCCGTGACCTGGCAGGCGCACGGCGACCCGATGATGTGGGTGGCCGGCATCCGCGCCCTCTACCTCCAGGCCCTGCATCCGCGCGCGGTGCGCGGGGTGATGCAGAACAGCGACTTCCGGCGCGACGCGTGGGGCCGGCTGATGCGCACCGCGGGCTTCGTCGGCACCACCACGTACGGCACCACCGAGGCCGCCGAGCGGGCCGGGGCCCGGGTCAGGAAGATCCACAGCATGCTCGGCGCCACCGACCCCGACACGGGCGAGCGCTACGGCGTCGACGAACCCGCCCTGCTGCTGTGGGTGCACTGCGCCGAGATCGGCTCCTACCTCCACGTCCTGCGCCGCTCCGGATTCCCGCTCACCGACGCCCACGCCGACCGCTACCTCGCCGAACACCGGCACAGCGCCCGTCTCGTCGGCCTCGACCCCGCCTCCGTACCCGCGAACCGGGCCGAGCTGGCCGCCTACTTCGCGCGGGTACGGCCCGAACTGGCCGCGGGAGCGGACGCGCACGAGGTGGACGACTTCCTGCTCCGCCCGCCCACGCACCCCCTCCTGGTCCCGGCCCGCGGGCTGCTGTGGCGGCGGGTCGCCCGTCTTGCGTACGACTCCCTACCGCCGTACGCGCACGAGCTCTACGGCAGATCCGCACCCCCGCCCGCCACCGTCACCCGCCGGCTGCGCGCCACGGGCACCCTGCTGCGCCTTGTCCCCGCACGTCTGCGCTGGCAGCTGCCGCCCAAACACATCCTGCGCGCCATGGCACGGCTCGGCCCGGGCGTGCGCCCGGCGCCATACAAAATCGGACGACAAGCGGCCATACTGGACCGGCCAGGGGAGGGCGCGGCGGACTGA
- a CDS encoding DUF397 domain-containing protein, with protein sequence MAESTTHQRPLRGWDKPELDLSNAQWQSSSRGLGDVQIAFVEGFIAMRNSGSPQSPSLIFTPAEWGAFVSGAREGEFDLT encoded by the coding sequence GTGGCCGAGAGCACCACCCACCAGCGCCCGCTCAGGGGCTGGGACAAGCCGGAGCTGGATCTCAGCAACGCGCAGTGGCAGTCCAGCAGCCGAGGCCTGGGGGATGTCCAGATCGCCTTTGTCGAGGGATTCATCGCCATGCGGAACAGCGGCAGCCCGCAGAGCCCCTCCCTGATCTTCACCCCGGCGGAATGGGGCGCGTTCGTGTCCGGAGCGCGGGAAGGGGAGTTCGACCTCACGTAG
- a CDS encoding DUF6479 family protein — MTNAWMDLAAGGSGALAVWLIVAAVVVVAVLIGAFAFGSRQKRREPPPPRPEEQPRVPDGGPVHEERERREPDEMPRSDERTLPHEMGHQGSRTASDQERPRWDEGSSGSFGSGGPGGR; from the coding sequence ATGACCAACGCATGGATGGACCTGGCCGCGGGCGGCTCCGGCGCGCTCGCCGTCTGGCTGATCGTCGCGGCCGTCGTGGTGGTGGCCGTGCTGATCGGCGCGTTCGCCTTCGGCAGTCGGCAAAAGCGCCGGGAGCCGCCGCCGCCCCGTCCCGAGGAGCAGCCCCGTGTGCCCGACGGCGGTCCCGTCCACGAGGAGAGGGAGCGCCGGGAGCCCGACGAGATGCCGCGGAGCGACGAACGCACGCTGCCGCACGAGATGGGGCACCAGGGCAGCCGTACCGCCTCCGACCAGGAGCGCCCCCGCTGGGACGAGGGCAGCAGCGGATCCTTCGGCAGCGGCGGCCCGGGCGGACGCTGA
- a CDS encoding acyl-CoA synthetase has translation MTPGHGSTGSTGSTVDGVLRRSARRTPARVAVEYRDRSWTYAELDTAVSRAASVLLGEGLSPGDRVAAYGHNSDAYLIAFLACARAGLVHVPANQNLTGEDLAHIVGQSGSTLVLTDPGLAARLPGTTRTLPLRDTDDSLLARLAATPPYDGPEPGAEDLVQLLYTSGTTALPKGAMMPHRALVHEYLSAITALDLGAGDRPVHALPLYHSAQTHVFLLPYLAVGATNVILDAPDGDRLFDLIEAGRVDSLFAPPTVWIGLANRADFATRDLTGLRKAYYGASIMPVPVLERLRARLPHLAFYNCFGQSEIGPLATVLGPDEHEGRMDSCGRPVLFVDARVVDEDGKDVPDGTPGEVVYRSPQLCDGYWDRPEETEAAFRDGWFHSGDLAVRDADGYYTIVDRVKDVINSGGVLVASRQVEDALYTHDAVAEAAVIALPDERWIEAVTAVVVPRSEVTEDELIAHTRERLTAFKAPKRVLFVDALPRNASGKILKRELRDRFAGA, from the coding sequence ATGACGCCCGGACACGGCAGCACCGGCAGCACTGGCAGCACTGTTGACGGGGTGCTGCGCCGTAGCGCCCGACGCACTCCGGCACGCGTCGCGGTGGAGTACCGCGACCGTTCCTGGACGTACGCGGAACTCGACACCGCGGTCTCCCGCGCGGCGAGCGTCCTGCTGGGCGAGGGACTGTCCCCGGGCGACCGGGTCGCCGCCTACGGCCACAACTCCGACGCCTACCTGATCGCGTTCCTGGCCTGCGCCCGCGCGGGCCTGGTGCACGTCCCGGCCAACCAGAACCTCACCGGCGAGGACCTCGCCCACATCGTCGGCCAGTCCGGCAGCACCCTGGTCCTCACCGACCCCGGCCTCGCCGCCCGGCTCCCCGGCACGACCCGCACCCTGCCGCTGCGCGACACCGACGACTCGCTCCTGGCCCGCCTCGCGGCGACGCCCCCGTACGACGGCCCCGAGCCCGGCGCCGAGGACCTGGTGCAGCTCCTGTACACCTCGGGCACCACCGCGCTGCCCAAGGGCGCGATGATGCCCCACCGGGCGCTGGTGCACGAGTACCTGAGCGCCATCACCGCGCTGGACCTCGGCGCCGGCGACCGCCCCGTGCACGCGCTCCCGCTCTACCACTCGGCCCAGACCCACGTCTTCCTGCTGCCCTACCTCGCCGTCGGCGCGACCAACGTCATCCTGGACGCGCCCGACGGCGACCGGCTCTTCGACCTGATCGAAGCGGGCCGCGTGGACAGCCTGTTCGCGCCGCCCACCGTGTGGATCGGCCTCGCGAACCGCGCCGACTTCGCCACCCGCGACCTGACCGGCCTGCGCAAGGCCTACTACGGCGCGTCCATCATGCCGGTGCCCGTTCTGGAGCGACTGCGCGCACGCCTGCCGCACCTCGCCTTCTACAACTGCTTCGGCCAGAGCGAGATCGGCCCGCTCGCCACCGTGCTCGGCCCGGACGAGCACGAGGGCCGCATGGACTCCTGCGGCCGCCCCGTCCTCTTCGTCGACGCCCGTGTGGTCGACGAGGACGGCAAGGACGTCCCCGACGGCACGCCCGGCGAAGTCGTCTACCGCTCCCCGCAGCTGTGCGACGGCTACTGGGACCGGCCCGAGGAGACCGAGGCCGCCTTCCGCGACGGCTGGTTCCACTCCGGCGACCTCGCCGTCCGGGACGCCGACGGCTACTACACCATCGTCGACCGGGTGAAGGACGTCATCAACTCCGGGGGCGTACTGGTCGCCTCCCGCCAGGTCGAGGACGCCCTCTACACGCACGACGCCGTCGCCGAGGCGGCCGTGATCGCCCTGCCCGACGAACGGTGGATCGAGGCCGTCACGGCCGTCGTCGTCCCCCGCTCGGAGGTCACCGAGGACGAGCTGATCGCCCACACCCGCGAGCGACTCACCGCCTTCAAGGCGCCCAAACGCGTCCTGTTCGTGGACGCCCTGCCGCGCAACGCCAGCGGGAAGATCCTCAAGAGGGAACTGCGGGACCGCTTCGCCGGTGCCTGA